In one window of Eggerthella guodeyinii DNA:
- a CDS encoding molybdopterin-containing oxidoreductase family protein → MSLKMSRRGFVKASAVATASTLLLGASATTAAADEAAGATTSSDDVKIIPSACRQCYGRCALFGHVKDGRLVKIEGNPDLFSEGTLCGRCFAIPQELYNPLRVRYPQKRVGEKGSGQWKRITWEEAYQEAADRFTKIGEEHGWHTIAHQYGTGRDMLQFQAINKLWLELGSTATFGVGNLCWVGSYFSSQRLYGDETQYTGWDGNNTDCIVIWCRQERSRGYYDWLTVKRAQERGAKIVCVDPRFTCTASKADIWLPIRPGSDMALVLAFINEIIKSDKCATEFARMYTNAPFFIDEKDADGNGTGYQLRESYLKEDGNEELYAAWDENSDQLIFWSGDWQNTKGVGGPKAFQWLDAEGNIVADAKPALSGSHEINGKTYRTSWDILVEHVTPWTIERAAEFCELPEDKIKEAIDAYIGASPHACFTRGQKVEFSINTSGISQAFTIMMALAGNFDSKGGQNIGREPATGYDSFMFDVVPNQKGRMGQRRKETAMNIKKLSVCQNTGYQDILVADDATGELKQTKQNSGGQVIYGQQGGFGAATTKAMAKGDPFQIYGYWQQTSEPILSIEGGHEIVEGFKNLDFFVNVDLYMTPSGELADIILPAAHPNEVDRVEWAHSGHGYPTSHTYLIRQPFHEPLGECRDDMDICFEFAEYMGVDMYWKDKYEFFDYMVKGPETLPPQLSCASFEDFRERVSVTGVEMATVKNAPKYETGFMRKTSDFRPGFNTMYRGNKMGSVYRFPGAQTPDGKVIPPHPQSDNGKMELWSEDLLLYGNGALPMYIEPPITKLSRPDLLDEYPYTLITGGRSHAFFHTEYRNSPWLREVHMFPTMDINPATAAEHGIEQDDWVYIETYVDRIKQRANLTEAIKPGMIHVEHDWWFPEREATDDLHGAFDSNCNVLFENNGPYDPAVGTDNFGGLCKVYKADDGAPKNICMNSEDLKIFLPLTAEALAADDQQDGVTQVTKGGAK, encoded by the coding sequence ATGTCACTAAAGATGAGCCGCCGAGGCTTCGTGAAGGCTTCGGCCGTCGCGACCGCTTCCACGCTGCTGCTCGGCGCGTCGGCCACCACCGCCGCAGCCGACGAGGCAGCGGGCGCAACCACCTCGTCCGACGACGTGAAGATCATCCCGAGCGCGTGCCGTCAGTGCTACGGCCGCTGCGCGTTGTTCGGGCACGTCAAAGACGGCCGCCTCGTGAAGATCGAGGGCAATCCCGACCTCTTCAGCGAGGGCACGTTGTGCGGGCGCTGCTTCGCCATCCCGCAGGAGCTGTACAACCCGCTGCGCGTGCGCTACCCGCAGAAGCGCGTGGGCGAGAAGGGCTCCGGTCAGTGGAAGCGCATCACGTGGGAAGAGGCCTACCAGGAAGCGGCCGACCGCTTCACCAAGATCGGCGAGGAGCACGGCTGGCACACCATCGCGCACCAGTACGGCACGGGCCGCGATATGCTGCAGTTCCAGGCCATCAACAAACTGTGGCTTGAACTGGGCTCCACGGCCACGTTCGGCGTGGGCAACCTGTGCTGGGTGGGCTCGTACTTCTCCAGCCAGCGCCTGTACGGCGATGAGACGCAGTACACCGGCTGGGACGGCAACAACACCGACTGCATCGTCATCTGGTGCCGTCAGGAGCGCAGCCGCGGCTACTACGACTGGCTCACCGTCAAGCGCGCGCAGGAGCGCGGCGCGAAGATCGTCTGCGTCGACCCGCGTTTCACCTGCACCGCCTCCAAGGCCGACATCTGGCTGCCCATCCGCCCCGGCTCCGACATGGCGCTGGTGCTGGCGTTCATCAACGAGATCATCAAGTCGGACAAGTGCGCCACCGAGTTCGCGCGCATGTACACGAACGCCCCGTTCTTCATCGACGAGAAGGACGCCGACGGTAACGGCACGGGCTACCAGCTGCGCGAATCGTACCTCAAGGAGGACGGCAACGAAGAGCTGTACGCCGCGTGGGACGAGAACAGCGACCAGCTGATCTTCTGGTCCGGCGACTGGCAGAACACGAAGGGCGTAGGCGGTCCGAAGGCCTTCCAGTGGCTCGACGCCGAGGGCAACATCGTGGCCGACGCGAAGCCCGCGCTGTCCGGCAGCCACGAGATCAACGGCAAGACGTATCGCACGAGCTGGGACATCCTGGTCGAGCACGTCACCCCGTGGACCATCGAGCGCGCCGCCGAATTCTGCGAGCTTCCCGAGGACAAGATCAAGGAAGCCATCGACGCCTACATCGGCGCCAGCCCGCACGCGTGCTTCACGCGCGGCCAGAAGGTGGAGTTCTCCATCAACACGTCTGGCATCTCGCAGGCGTTCACCATCATGATGGCGCTCGCCGGCAACTTCGACTCGAAGGGCGGCCAGAACATCGGCCGCGAGCCCGCCACCGGCTACGACTCCTTCATGTTCGACGTCGTGCCGAACCAGAAGGGCCGCATGGGCCAGCGCCGCAAGGAAACGGCCATGAACATCAAGAAGCTGTCCGTGTGCCAGAACACCGGCTACCAGGACATTCTCGTGGCCGACGACGCCACCGGCGAGCTCAAGCAGACGAAGCAGAACTCCGGCGGCCAGGTCATCTACGGCCAGCAGGGCGGTTTCGGCGCGGCCACGACGAAGGCCATGGCGAAGGGCGACCCGTTCCAGATCTACGGTTACTGGCAGCAGACGTCCGAGCCCATCCTCTCCATCGAGGGCGGCCACGAGATCGTCGAAGGCTTCAAGAACCTCGACTTCTTCGTGAACGTCGACCTGTACATGACGCCGTCGGGCGAGCTGGCCGACATCATCCTGCCGGCCGCGCATCCCAACGAGGTCGATCGCGTGGAATGGGCGCACTCCGGCCACGGCTACCCGACCAGCCATACCTACCTCATCCGCCAGCCGTTCCACGAGCCGCTCGGCGAGTGCCGCGACGACATGGACATCTGCTTCGAGTTCGCCGAGTACATGGGCGTGGATATGTACTGGAAGGACAAGTACGAGTTCTTCGACTACATGGTGAAGGGCCCCGAGACGCTTCCGCCGCAGCTGAGCTGCGCGAGCTTCGAGGACTTCCGCGAGCGCGTCAGCGTGACCGGCGTGGAGATGGCCACGGTGAAGAACGCGCCGAAGTACGAGACGGGCTTCATGCGCAAGACGAGCGACTTCCGCCCCGGCTTCAACACAATGTACCGCGGCAACAAGATGGGCTCGGTCTACCGCTTCCCCGGCGCGCAAACGCCGGACGGCAAGGTGATCCCGCCGCATCCGCAGTCCGACAACGGCAAGATGGAGCTGTGGAGCGAGGACCTGCTGCTGTACGGTAACGGCGCCCTGCCCATGTACATCGAGCCGCCCATCACGAAGCTGTCGCGCCCCGACCTGCTGGACGAGTACCCGTACACGCTGATCACCGGCGGCCGTAGCCACGCGTTCTTCCACACGGAATACCGCAACAGCCCGTGGCTGCGCGAGGTGCACATGTTCCCGACGATGGACATCAATCCCGCCACCGCTGCCGAGCACGGCATCGAGCAGGACGATTGGGTGTACATCGAGACGTACGTCGACCGCATCAAGCAGCGCGCGAACCTCACCGAGGCCATCAAGCCGGGCATGATCCACGTGGAGCACGACTGGTGGTTCCCCGAGCGCGAGGCCACCGACGACCTGCACGGCGCGTTCGACAGCAACTGCAACGTGCTGTTCGAGAACAACGGCCCTTACGACCCCGCCGTGGGCACCGACAACTTCGGCGGCCTGTGCAAGGTGTACAAGGCCGACGACGGTGCGCCGAAGAACATCTGCATGAACTCGGAAGACCTCAAGATATTCCTGCCGCTGACCGCTGAGGCGCTG
- a CDS encoding DUF6485 family protein, which yields MSFCTCPVVQCPRHPSNHDEGCDPCIKDNLEKGKMPACMFKAVSDDVDDVRDFSLQGFVDFYLKHHANPAEAAAE from the coding sequence ATGAGCTTCTGCACCTGCCCTGTTGTGCAATGCCCCCGCCATCCGTCGAATCACGACGAAGGATGCGACCCGTGCATCAAGGACAACCTGGAGAAAGGGAAGATGCCCGCCTGCATGTTCAAGGCGGTCAGCGACGATGTGGACGACGTGCGGGATTTCTCGCTGCAAGGATTCGTGGACTTCTATCTGAAGCACCACGCGAATCCTGCGGAAGCGGCTGCGGAGTAG
- a CDS encoding MarR family winged helix-turn-helix transcriptional regulator → MINQHNSLIGFLVYDAQRAIAKSLETALKPYDITPGQWNLINQLDSAGELSQKQLAERTRKEQATITRYLDTLERKGLVVRNQHKSDRRAHAISVTDKAHELVMAVQPITVDAADRLIEGIDQADIDTFVAVLAKLKENADNFTEDN, encoded by the coding sequence ATGATCAACCAGCATAACAGCCTCATCGGATTCCTCGTTTACGACGCCCAGCGTGCCATTGCCAAATCGCTTGAAACCGCTTTGAAGCCCTACGATATCACGCCTGGCCAGTGGAACCTCATCAACCAGCTGGACAGCGCGGGCGAGCTTTCGCAGAAGCAGCTGGCCGAACGCACGCGCAAGGAGCAGGCCACCATCACGCGCTACCTGGACACGCTCGAGCGCAAGGGCCTCGTGGTGCGCAACCAGCACAAGTCCGACCGGCGCGCCCACGCCATCTCGGTGACCGACAAGGCGCACGAGCTGGTCATGGCCGTGCAACCGATCACCGTCGACGCGGCGGACCGCCTGATCGAGGGCATCGACCAGGCGGATATAGACACGTTCGTCGCCGTGTTGGCGAAGCTCAAAGAGAACGCCGACAACTTCACCGAGGACAACTAG